The region TATTTTGGAGGGCACCTTATCCATGCGGGCCACGCCTTTCATGTATACGCGGGCGCTCCAGGCATTCACCTCGTCGCGGTGGTACTTGCGCAGCCGGATGGCGTTGCGCATAATGGCGTAGGCAGGGTCTTCGTCGGAGGCTTTTACCACTACCTCTTTCAGGTTGAGCACCTCAGGCTGCAGCTGCACGTTTAACTCCTGCGCTGCTTCGCCAACCGTTACGGTTTGGGTATGGGCACGGTAGCCCACATACTTAAACTCCAGGGTATAGGTGCCGGGGCTGAGCTGCAGTTGGTACAGGCCCTGGTCGTTGGTGGCGGTGCCGCTGGCGGTCTCTTTGATGTAGATGCTGGCAAACGGCAGGCCCTTGTTGTGCTCATCGGTTACGCGGCCGCGCAGTACACCCGCCATACTTAGGGCAGGCAATAAAAGCAGCAGCAATAGCAGGAAAGTGTGGCGCATGTGCTAAAGGGTTAGTAGCAAACATATCAGCTAAAAAGATACGTAGGAACGTCCTAATCTAACGCCAAAATCTATACTTTTTATACTTTAACCCAAGCCACAATTTATGAAAGATATGAAGGAGCAAACCCACAGCTCAAGTATGGTACATGACGAGGGTTTCTATTTACTTAGAGCCAGGTTCAGCGGCCAGGGTTGCTTTTTTGCTGAGCCTGTTTTTGTACTGTACGTTCAGGATCACCCCAAGCAGCACCAGCGCCATGCCTACGTAGGTCCAGCCGTTGAGCAGCTCCCCAAAGAAAAAGAAGCCGAACAGCAGCGCGTAAATAATGCCGATGTAAGTCAGGTTGGCCACTTTGGAGATTTCCTCGTGCTGGTAGGAGAGCGTCATGTAGTACTGCCCCAGCTGCGTGAACAGGCCCACCAGCAGGAGTATAACCCAATCCCAACCCTCGGGCTGCACCCAATTAAAGATAGTATAAATGCCCACCACCGGCAGCGTTACCAGCGGGAAGTAGAAGATAATGACCAAGGGGTGCTCCTGCACGTTCAGCCTGCGCACAATGCTGTAGGCCACGCCCGTAAACAGGGCGCTCACCACACCCAGCCACAAGTATAAACTGTCCACGTTCGTCTCCACGCCCTCTATCACCAGTATGCCTGCAAACGACACCAGGAAAAAGAACCACTGCCACAGCCGCACCCGCTCCTTCACGATAAAGATGCCCAGTATGGCCGTAAAAATGGGCGACAGGTACTGTAGCGTGGCCGCCGTAGCCAGCGGAATATTCTGCAGCACGTTGAAGAACAGGATCAGGGCCACCGCCCCGAAGGCCCCACGCGCGAACAGCCATTTGCGATTGTTGCCCCACACGCTCACCCCAGCCCTGCGCAGAAACACCAGACTGATCGCCAGCGACACCAACGACCGGAATACAATGATTTCCTCCGCCGGAATATGCGGCACCCACTTCACGCACACCTGCATCAACGCGAAAAAGAACGTCGACAGCAGCATGTATATCACTCCTTTTGATAACTTCATAATGTACTTTCCTGCCGCAAAGGTAAGTATAATTGCTAGTTGTTAATTGTTGCTTGTCTGAATCAGGACTTGCAGGATTAAAGGATGCGCAGGATTAAAATTCATTAATCCTAAACTTTCTAACTTCCAAACTTTTTAACTCCCAGACTCCCAAACCCTCTAACTCCTAAACTTGTTTTATCTTTGTAAAAGCTGATTTATACTTTTGGAACGCGACAAGAAGCAGAAAACCTACACCCCCAAGGAGGCGCTGATTAAAGCGGCCTCCTACTGCGCCTACCAGGACCGCACGCAGCAGGAGGTGCGCGACAAGCTGTTCTCCTACGGCCTGGAGCCCGACGATGTGGAGGAACTGATCATACGCCTGAGCCAGGAGAAACTGATTGATGAGGAGCGCTACGCCCAGAGCTACGTGCGCGGCAAGTATGGCCTGAAGAAGTGGGGCCGCCGCAAGATCATGCAGGGCCTCAAAAGCAAAGGCATCTCCGACTACTGCATCAAGCAGGGCCTGAAAGAGATTGACCCCGACCTATACGAGCAGCACCTGCTGCAGCTGCTGGAAAAGAAAAACGCCACCGAGAAAGAGAAAAACCCCTTCGCCCGCCGCCAAAAGCTAACGTACTTCCTCATGAGCAAAGGCTATGAGAACGACCTGATCCAGGATGCGCTGAAGGGGCTGGAGGAGAGTTAAAGTTTAGTATATTGAGTGAGCGTTGTGCTCTAAGATTTAAAAGTACTCTAGACATAGTGGTGATAAGCGTGTGTTTACGCTTACCTAGCGTGAGAGCCTTGCATTAAAACTTAAACTTATTCATGCTTAATTACTATGCTGCAAGAACAGCAACACTCCTTCTTCTTTTAGCTTCATTTTCATGTGGTTCTAAGGACTATGTGCCGAAGAACGTAACGCAGTACAACTTTCTGGAAATCAAAAAAAGCTATCCAGACACTTTGGTAAGTCATTTCCCAAAAGACTTATTCCTAATGTCGGGATATGTTTACGAATCTGGTGAGGATGCAGGTAATGTAAGATTGCAACTAAACCTAGAGTTAGACAGCGAAGCAATTAACACTTTGAGTGAAGCTTTAAACGGATCATCAATAGCGAAATATCAGGCAGATGATTCTTGTCTTTTAATTGTAAATAGATTTTTAAGGCTCACTGAATGGGGGTTTAAAAATACATTCCAATCAGCGAAGAGTAGACCAATTAATTGCTCAGGCTATTACCTGCCAGTACCTAATTTTTGGCAGAACATTAATGCTAAAAATGGACAAATGAGCAATAGGCTTCCTAAAGACTATACTATTTATGTTTTAGAAGCCAATGCATCACGAGTAACAGATTCGGCCGATAGGAATGTTGGTGAATATTTGCCTGAAGAATGGAAAGAAGGTTACTCAAAAGGTGTGGCTATAAATAGAAGTGATGGCTCAGCAATTTATTGGTTCATAGCCTGGTAAGCTAGTTAGGCTGATAGCTTAGCAATAGTTTGTTAGCTGAGGTAGCGCCATAATCTCTATTTTCTTATCTAACATTTGGCTCGGGCCTTTCCTATATCAGCCACTGTTCATATAGATGGTCTAAATGAACATTAACTAAACCCCCTACCGCTTCGGCCCCAGTTCCGGGTTCTGGATTCTGCGTTGGGGTACCAGCACCACGCGGCGGCCGGTTATCTCTTCCAGCATTGGCTTCAGGATTTTCTCAGCGTTTACCTTCGTTTGGTTAAGTATACCGGAGTTCAGGGCCGCTTTTTTTACGTTGGCCTCGGCATACTTGTAGCTTTCCTGCACCAGGTCGGCATCCTGGAAGTAGGTGTTCTCCTTGCTGAAAACTTTGGTTTGGCTATGGTCGATCTTGTAGTAGCACACCTCCGGCTCCGGCAGCGCCACCTGCACCAGCGAGTCACCCTGAAACTGGATGTCGGCCTCGGTAATTTTGGTGAAATCCACGCAGCCCACCGCCTCGCCGGTTACGATCAGCGCCACCTTAGAATTGGGTATCCACCGCGATACTTCCTTTTCGTACTCCACCACATCCTTAAAATTATAGCGCACCAGCTCCATGCGCCCAAGATCCTCCACCGAGGTAAGCACGGTGTTAAAATTCACCACCACCTCCGGTTCCGCCTTTGCTTCCGGCTTGCTGAAGTAATCACTAACGGTGCGCCACAGGAAAATGCCGAGCGAGAGAAGTATAACCCAGGGTAAAATTTTGATAAGAAAACGAAGTAAGAGCATTGGGTGCCAGTATGATTTCAGGTACAGATACGGCGTTGCAAATATTATGCTACAAAATCTGTACCCCCAGCCGTTCCCTGAAACCGGCGTTGCCCTGCAAACCACCTGTGTGCACCGCCACCACGCGGCTGCCCCTGGCAAAGTAGCCTTGCCGTATCAGATCAAACAGGCCATACATCATTTTGCCGGTATAGATAGGCTCCAGCGGGATGTGGTGCTGCTTTTTGAAGTCCTCCATAAATGCCAGCAGTTCCGGCTTTACCTTGGCGTAGCCCCCGAAGTGGTAACCCGTGAGGAGGTGCCAGTTGCTGTACGTACGGCCGCTGTAAGCCTGCACCAGTTCCTCCACCTCCTGCTGCAAAAACTCCCCGCCTTTTAGGGCCGGGAACCCTAGTACCTCCTGCGCCCCTGCCAGGCCAGCCACGATGCCCGCCAGCGTGCCACCGGTGCCCATGGCGCAGCAGATGTAGTCATACTTCAGGTCGATGTCCTGCACGATCTCGGTACAGCCTTTCACGGCCAGCAGGTTGGTACCGCCCTCTGGTAGCATGTACACGTTGCCAAATTGCTGCTGAAGCTCTTCCAGAAAATGCGACTCTGCTTTTAGTTTATACTTTTCGCGGCTGATGTAGTGCAGCTGCATGCCGCAGGAGGTGGCAAAGCGAAGGGTGGGATTGAGCGGCAAATGCTCCTCTCCCCGGATAATGCCGATGGTTTTGAAGCCGTATTCCTTGCCCGCTGCTGCTGTGGCCGCAATGTGGTTGGAGTAGGCCCCGCCGAAAGTAAGCAGCGTAAGTTGCCCCTGCTGCTGGGCCTCCTGCAGGTTATACTTGAGCTTGCGCCACTTATTACCCGATATGTGCGGGTGCAGCAAATCCTCACGTTTCACCCATAGCTCCACGCCCTGCTCCTGCAGCAGCTCGTCCTCCAGTTTCTGTAGCGGTGCCTCTTCCATACTTACAATATTGGTAAAAAAGAAGCCCCGGCAAAAGCCAGGGCTGTACTTTATACTTGGTAGAATGTCTGAATCAGGATTTGCAGGATGAAAGGATATACAGGATTAAGATTCACTTACTCTTAAACTCTCTAACTCCTAAACTCTCTAACTTCCTACACTTTCTCCACAATTGGTTCCTCTACCGGTTTTGTTTTCACGGCGTAGAAAATGGCGCCCGCCACTACCAATAGCAGCAGGATGGAAGAAATCAGGGAGATCGTGTTACCAGTGAAGTATGAATCCGGCTCGAACTTAAATTCGATGGTGTGCTTGCCGGCCGGCACCTCCATGGCGCGCAGCACGTAGTTGGCGCGGATATGCTCTACCGGCTCCCCGTCCAGGTACGCCTGCCAGCCCTCCGGGTAGTAGATCTCAGAGAACACCACCAAGCCCTCTTTGGCTGCCGTATACTCATACTTGAGGTAATTCGGCTCATACTCCGTCAGCTTAATGTTGGCGCTGTCGGCGCTGAAGTAGCGGCGCTCTACCGGGAATTTGCTCACATCGATCACGGCGGTGGCACCGGCATCAAACATCGTCAAGGCATCCAGTTCGGCATCCGGCGACTCAACCGGTTGCACCTCCTCCACAAACCAGGCGTTGCCCAAGGCGTCCGGCACGCGCTGCACCGGCTGCTTCGGATCACCGGTGATCGCGTAGCGGGTGTTGAGCATGCGCAGCACCTCCAGGTTATTTCGCGAAATGTGGCGGTCGATCAGGTCCTGGTAACGGCGCAGCTTGGCTCCGTGGTACCCACCTACCGACTTATGGAAGTAAGACGTGCGGGCATCGTTAAACGGATTCGGCAGATTAATCACGCGGTAGCTCAGGCCTCTCGCCGTATCCTCCTTGTCCTGCAGGATCATCTGGTCGGCCGGGGTTGGGCTGAAATAGTTCTCTACCACCCGGCGCTCAAAGTCCCCGTTGTTCAGGTAACGCTGGTCCACCGACCACAGATCCACCAGCACCAGTATACCTACACCAGCTACCGCCACCGTGGCAGACACCTTGTTCTTCACATAGAAGTATAGCAGACCGGCAGCCAGCACTATAAATACCAGCGAGCGGAAGGCGTCGGAGCGCATCATGCTCTCACGGTCGGCGCGGATGGCGTCAATCGGGAACTGCGCCTGAATCAAATGCTGGTCGGCTCCGGATATAAAGCTCGCGGTGCCAGCAAACAGCCACACCAGCAAGCAGATACCGGCGGTGATACCCCCGGATATCAGCAGTTTCTTATCCAGATCTTTGATCTGGCTTCTTTCGTTGATCAGCTTCCAAA is a window of Pontibacter kalidii DNA encoding:
- a CDS encoding DMT family transporter produces the protein MKLSKGVIYMLLSTFFFALMQVCVKWVPHIPAEEIIVFRSLVSLAISLVFLRRAGVSVWGNNRKWLFARGAFGAVALILFFNVLQNIPLATAATLQYLSPIFTAILGIFIVKERVRLWQWFFFLVSFAGILVIEGVETNVDSLYLWLGVVSALFTGVAYSIVRRLNVQEHPLVIIFYFPLVTLPVVGIYTIFNWVQPEGWDWVILLLVGLFTQLGQYYMTLSYQHEEISKVANLTYIGIIYALLFGFFFFGELLNGWTYVGMALVLLGVILNVQYKNRLSKKATLAAEPGSK
- a CDS encoding regulatory protein RecX, with product MERDKKQKTYTPKEALIKAASYCAYQDRTQQEVRDKLFSYGLEPDDVEELIIRLSQEKLIDEERYAQSYVRGKYGLKKWGRRKIMQGLKSKGISDYCIKQGLKEIDPDLYEQHLLQLLEKKNATEKEKNPFARRQKLTYFLMSKGYENDLIQDALKGLEES
- a CDS encoding DUF4230 domain-containing protein; amino-acid sequence: MLLLRFLIKILPWVILLSLGIFLWRTVSDYFSKPEAKAEPEVVVNFNTVLTSVEDLGRMELVRYNFKDVVEYEKEVSRWIPNSKVALIVTGEAVGCVDFTKITEADIQFQGDSLVQVALPEPEVCYYKIDHSQTKVFSKENTYFQDADLVQESYKYAEANVKKAALNSGILNQTKVNAEKILKPMLEEITGRRVVLVPQRRIQNPELGPKR
- a CDS encoding 1-aminocyclopropane-1-carboxylate deaminase/D-cysteine desulfhydrase, with the translated sequence MEEAPLQKLEDELLQEQGVELWVKREDLLHPHISGNKWRKLKYNLQEAQQQGQLTLLTFGGAYSNHIAATAAAGKEYGFKTIGIIRGEEHLPLNPTLRFATSCGMQLHYISREKYKLKAESHFLEELQQQFGNVYMLPEGGTNLLAVKGCTEIVQDIDLKYDYICCAMGTGGTLAGIVAGLAGAQEVLGFPALKGGEFLQQEVEELVQAYSGRTYSNWHLLTGYHFGGYAKVKPELLAFMEDFKKQHHIPLEPIYTGKMMYGLFDLIRQGYFARGSRVVAVHTGGLQGNAGFRERLGVQIL